From one Flavobacteriales bacterium genomic stretch:
- a CDS encoding ribonuclease H family protein has protein sequence MSKPKPKFYVVWEGRETGIFKTWSECAAQTNAFPGAKFKSFKTMAEAEQALSTPPKYSFTQRRELVKAPSAKQRALVGEPIRESICVDGAWNTGSGECEYQAVNYATGEKVFHQGPFDDGTNNIAEFLALVHALAHCKKHGLVVPVYSDSRNAISWVRQKRAKTKQPRSERNAKLFELVDRAERWLATNEYTTPILKWETRAWGENPADFGRK, from the coding sequence ATGTCCAAGCCAAAGCCGAAGTTCTACGTCGTCTGGGAGGGCCGGGAGACGGGCATCTTCAAGACTTGGAGTGAGTGCGCGGCACAAACGAATGCGTTCCCGGGCGCCAAGTTCAAGTCGTTCAAGACGATGGCCGAGGCGGAACAGGCATTGAGCACGCCGCCGAAGTACAGCTTCACGCAACGGAGAGAACTCGTCAAGGCACCATCGGCCAAGCAGCGCGCCTTGGTGGGTGAACCCATACGCGAGAGTATTTGTGTGGATGGTGCGTGGAACACCGGTTCAGGGGAATGCGAGTACCAAGCGGTGAACTACGCGACCGGTGAAAAGGTCTTCCACCAAGGTCCGTTCGACGATGGCACGAACAACATCGCGGAATTCCTCGCTCTGGTGCATGCGCTGGCCCATTGCAAGAAGCACGGGTTGGTCGTTCCGGTCTATTCCGACAGCCGCAATGCGATAAGCTGGGTTCGACAGAAGCGGGCCAAGACCAAACAGCCAAGAAGCGAGCGCAACGCCAAGCTGTTCGAGTTGGTCGATCGCGCGGAGCGATGGCTTGCGACCAATGAGTACACCACGCCGATACTCAAGTGGGAGACACGAGCTTGGGGTGAGAACCCCGCGGACTTCGGAAGGAAGTGA
- a CDS encoding toxin has protein sequence MPTPAEVEAFLREFQTRMRVFDVLFRDDREKNTATLVVLGISRDQRKQVLRELTVADYSEGPIQDWDGGPGLWVFGKVLKGTDLYIKVTLGFTRTGDVLCISFHAAEHPMKFPLR, from the coding sequence ATGCCAACACCGGCCGAAGTCGAAGCCTTCCTGCGAGAGTTCCAGACCAGGATGCGGGTCTTCGACGTGCTGTTCCGAGACGACCGAGAGAAGAACACGGCCACCTTGGTCGTGCTCGGCATATCGCGCGACCAGCGCAAACAAGTGCTTCGGGAACTGACGGTGGCCGACTACAGCGAAGGCCCGATCCAGGACTGGGACGGCGGCCCGGGCCTTTGGGTCTTCGGCAAAGTCCTGAAGGGAACGGATCTGTACATCAAAGTGACCCTCGGCTTCACCCGTACCGGTGATGTCCTGTGCATCAGTTTCCACGCGGCCGAACACCCCATGAAATTCCCCCTGCGATGA
- a CDS encoding DUF2130 domain-containing protein, producing MEPQTQAQINCPKCGTPVDVNKVLYDKVQAEIGQQYERTMEQEREKLADAQKKVDEQKKQLEDQVKSAVETQLAKAKKEQEDSLRKSIRGEVEESVTAMQKELEEKSVQLKDLNQMRAALAKAQREKDELADKINAEAEVKLNELLKQEKTKIAKTEADKQELALKEKDELIKSLSTQMEEMKRRAEQGSMQSQGEVQELAIEEWLRSAFPLDEVEEISKGVRGGDCIHRVRDRSGHECGSIYYESKRTKHFTAGWIAKLKQDMQAAKTHVGVIVTEAMPDGMDRMGQREGVRICTYDEFKSLCYVLREMMMQVGTALAAQENKGDKMVMLYNYLTGSEFAMHIEAIVGSFRKLKGDIASERRAYERIWNEREKNLDLVISNTAQMYGSIKGIAGAAIASVQSLELPESGSAA from the coding sequence ATGGAACCCCAGACCCAAGCCCAGATCAACTGCCCCAAGTGCGGTACCCCGGTCGACGTGAACAAGGTGCTCTATGACAAGGTACAGGCGGAGATCGGCCAGCAGTACGAGCGCACCATGGAACAGGAGCGCGAGAAGCTCGCCGATGCCCAGAAGAAGGTGGATGAACAGAAGAAGCAGTTGGAGGATCAGGTGAAGAGTGCCGTGGAGACCCAACTGGCCAAGGCGAAGAAGGAACAGGAGGACAGCCTGCGGAAGTCGATCCGTGGCGAGGTCGAGGAAAGTGTGACCGCCATGCAGAAGGAGCTTGAAGAAAAGAGCGTGCAGTTGAAGGACCTGAACCAGATGCGCGCTGCCTTGGCCAAAGCGCAACGCGAGAAGGATGAGCTGGCAGACAAGATCAACGCCGAGGCGGAGGTGAAACTCAACGAACTGCTGAAGCAGGAGAAGACCAAGATCGCCAAGACCGAAGCCGACAAGCAGGAACTGGCGCTGAAGGAAAAGGACGAATTGATCAAGTCGCTCAGTACGCAGATGGAAGAGATGAAGCGGCGGGCGGAACAGGGCTCCATGCAGTCACAGGGTGAAGTGCAGGAACTCGCGATTGAGGAATGGCTGCGCAGCGCCTTCCCTTTGGATGAGGTGGAAGAGATCAGCAAGGGTGTGCGCGGCGGTGATTGCATCCACCGCGTGCGCGACCGGTCAGGGCACGAATGCGGGTCCATCTACTACGAGAGCAAGCGGACGAAGCACTTCACAGCGGGCTGGATCGCGAAGCTGAAGCAGGACATGCAGGCCGCGAAGACCCACGTTGGTGTGATCGTTACGGAAGCCATGCCCGATGGCATGGACCGCATGGGGCAGCGAGAAGGTGTGAGGATTTGCACCTACGATGAGTTCAAGAGCCTGTGCTATGTACTGCGTGAGATGATGATGCAGGTGGGCACTGCCCTGGCGGCTCAGGAGAACAAGGGCGACAAGATGGTCATGCTCTACAACTACCTCACCGGCTCCGAGTTCGCCATGCACATCGAAGCGATCGTCGGCAGCTTCCGGAAGCTGAAGGGCGACATCGCCTCCGAGCGCCGTGCCTACGAACGCATCTGGAACGAGCGCGAGAAGAACCTTGACCTGGTGATCTCCAACACGGCGCAGATGTACGGCTCCATCAAGGGTATCGCTGGGGCTGCGATCGCGTCGGTGCAGAGCCTGGAATTGCCGGAGTCCGGAAGTGCCGCATAG
- a CDS encoding Fic family protein, whose amino-acid sequence MSLYIHQRKDWPTFKWDDAALAPAVAKARQMQSHLLGRMAAVGFDLRSEANLETMILDVVRTSAIEGEVLDPAQVRSSLARRLGLDVSGAAPVDRNVEGIVEMLLDATQQASAKLTAERLFGWHAALFPTGRSGMYKILVGQWRDDSTGPMQVVSGAMGRERVHYEAPVARRLKKEMTAFLKWVNTEKSLDPLIKAGLAHFWFVTLHPFDDGNGRIARAIADLLLARSDGSPQRFYSMSAQIHTERKRYYDILERSQRGSLDVTGWLAWFMACLQRAIASSEETLSAVLNKHRFWQTHARTILNPRQVKVLNKLLDGFEGNLTSSKYAKLSKTSQDTASRDIADLVQKKILKKGRAGGRSTHFVPA is encoded by the coding sequence ATGTCGCTCTACATCCACCAGCGCAAGGACTGGCCCACCTTCAAGTGGGACGACGCTGCATTGGCGCCTGCCGTGGCGAAGGCGCGCCAGATGCAGAGCCATTTGCTGGGCCGCATGGCGGCAGTGGGTTTCGACCTGCGCAGCGAAGCGAACCTGGAGACCATGATCCTGGACGTGGTGCGCACCAGCGCCATCGAGGGCGAAGTGCTCGATCCGGCGCAGGTGCGCTCATCCCTCGCGCGCCGTCTGGGGCTGGATGTCTCGGGCGCAGCACCGGTGGACCGCAACGTGGAAGGTATCGTGGAGATGCTGCTCGATGCCACGCAGCAGGCCAGCGCGAAGCTCACGGCCGAGCGGTTGTTCGGCTGGCATGCCGCCTTGTTCCCGACAGGTCGCAGCGGCATGTACAAGATCCTCGTGGGCCAATGGCGGGACGATTCCACCGGCCCGATGCAAGTGGTGAGCGGCGCGATGGGCCGGGAGCGCGTTCACTACGAAGCACCCGTAGCCAGGCGGTTGAAGAAGGAGATGACAGCCTTCCTCAAATGGGTGAACACCGAAAAGTCGCTCGACCCGCTGATCAAGGCAGGGCTCGCGCACTTCTGGTTCGTCACCCTGCACCCGTTCGACGATGGCAACGGCCGTATCGCGCGCGCCATCGCCGACCTGTTGCTCGCACGCAGCGATGGTTCGCCGCAACGTTTTTACAGCATGAGCGCGCAGATCCACACCGAGCGCAAACGCTATTACGACATCCTGGAACGCTCGCAACGCGGATCCCTGGACGTGACCGGATGGCTCGCTTGGTTCATGGCCTGCCTTCAACGCGCGATCGCGTCCTCGGAAGAAACGCTCTCCGCCGTGCTGAACAAGCACCGCTTCTGGCAAACGCATGCGAGGACCATCCTGAACCCGCGCCAAGTGAAGGTGCTGAACAAGCTGCTGGACGGCTTCGAGGGGAACCTCACCTCGAGCAAGTACGCCAAGCTGTCGAAGACTTCGCAGGATACCGCCTCACGCGACATCGCGGACCTGGTGCAGAAAAAGATCCTGAAGAAGGGCCGCGCCGGTGGACGGAGTACGCATTTCGTACCCGCGTGA
- a CDS encoding prolyl oligopeptidase family serine peptidase, with translation MRSLVLLVLVGLAAQLTAQDGKLLERTPYTVPDSSIAKWRSRMPDVDTILTGVRISRITYLSDGLKVNGYMAVPTGNGPFPSVVFCRGGNREIGPLDDGAILRYLANMASRGYVVVGTAYRGNDGGEGKEEFGGADVNDVLNLLPLLEEVPEADTSRIGIFGGSRGGMMAYLALARTTRFKAAIIRSGLSDSFMALADRPALEQNVYAQLIPGFTANRDSLLLTRSPGRWAERLCKTTPILIQAGTGDNRVKADQAIAMAQALYACKHPFRMLMLEGADHYFTEYRDEVDHATRLFLDTYVRDGKPWPSLVPHGE, from the coding sequence ATGCGCTCCCTTGTTCTCCTCGTTCTGGTAGGACTCGCAGCGCAACTCACGGCACAGGACGGTAAGCTCCTGGAGCGAACGCCATACACCGTTCCTGACAGTTCGATCGCCAAGTGGCGTTCGCGCATGCCCGATGTGGATACCATCCTGACGGGAGTGCGCATTTCACGCATCACCTACCTGAGCGACGGGTTGAAAGTGAATGGCTATATGGCTGTGCCCACGGGCAATGGTCCGTTCCCGAGCGTGGTCTTCTGCCGTGGTGGTAACCGGGAGATCGGCCCGCTCGACGACGGCGCCATCCTGCGTTACCTCGCCAATATGGCCAGCAGGGGCTATGTGGTGGTCGGCACCGCTTACCGTGGAAATGATGGCGGCGAAGGCAAGGAGGAATTCGGCGGAGCCGATGTGAATGATGTGCTCAACCTGCTGCCCTTGCTGGAAGAGGTGCCTGAGGCCGACACATCACGCATCGGCATCTTCGGCGGAAGTCGTGGAGGGATGATGGCCTACCTGGCCCTTGCGCGCACCACGCGTTTCAAGGCGGCTATTATCCGCTCCGGATTGTCGGACTCGTTCATGGCCTTGGCTGACCGGCCGGCCCTTGAGCAGAACGTGTACGCCCAATTGATACCGGGCTTTACCGCCAACCGCGACTCGCTGCTGCTCACCCGTTCGCCCGGGCGTTGGGCGGAACGCTTGTGCAAGACCACGCCGATCCTGATCCAAGCGGGCACCGGCGACAACCGCGTGAAGGCGGATCAGGCCATCGCCATGGCACAAGCGCTCTATGCTTGCAAGCATCCTTTCCGGATGCTTATGCTGGAAGGTGCCGACCATTACTTCACCGAGTACCGCGATGAGGTGGATCATGCTACGCGCCTGTTCCTGGATACCTATGTGCGCGATGGCAAACCTTGGCCGAGCTTGGTGCCGCACGGGGAGTGA
- a CDS encoding AAA family ATPase yields the protein MSSTPPLPIARIAKIKDHRVFRDFAWPTSLHDFARFNLVYGYNGSGKSTLSKLFEHIAQRRVVEEGQADFIINAHPVNGDALDTAANLPQVRVFDREAVVRTIAEADSELGPIYYFGEENVESQKKLETESKLLEKAKKDLEAAQLTTRSKSQTFEAHCTDKGREIKTLLSGTNSTYLSYNSAKFKKKADELMAHVGALPTRTDEQKTALKQKAGAISMTELSELVFDYPDLNKAQEVARELLARTVTSKVIDRLVDKPVIAKWVEEGLHIHSGDEPLATCEFCGNTLTSERMKDLDGHFNDVYKAFVQDLTKARTACEHRVSAIAALVKHDPAKLYSDLSGRYQEKLKSLKEADELVAQFLNALAKGLSDKAANPFQSLHLDTYLDGLSVTASDAASSALAVVNVVLQEHNARCRAFDKSVLEARKELEAAVVADTFSTYQKNLKAVTDSEANEKRLGDDIRGFQETVTKLEMELKEHRTPAEQLNKELCGFLGRGDLSVAVHETGYTVVRDGIPALNLSEGEKTAIAFLYFLKSLHDKTFNLGKGIVVIDDPVSSLDAHALFSAFGQMKQVVKEAGQLFVLTHNSGFFRQVKNWFESMNRWKKDPTTRPARFFMLSVRIEHGHRNAAITVLDPLLERFESEYHYLFKQVHVQAQQTSMPSDMQVLYPLPNIARRLLEAFLAFKVPSPTSDGLMKKLDLITFDPAKKTRMLRFTHSYSHSDRIEEHGMDMSLLAEAPQVMREVLELIQFADPQHYDGMMEQIVAIS from the coding sequence ATGTCCTCCACGCCCCCGCTCCCGATTGCGCGCATTGCGAAGATCAAGGACCATCGTGTCTTCCGGGACTTCGCCTGGCCCACTTCTTTGCACGACTTCGCCCGGTTCAACCTTGTATATGGATACAATGGGTCTGGAAAGTCGACCCTCTCCAAGCTGTTCGAGCACATCGCCCAACGACGAGTGGTGGAAGAAGGGCAAGCGGACTTCATTATCAATGCACATCCGGTGAATGGAGACGCTCTGGACACCGCCGCAAACCTCCCACAAGTCCGTGTGTTCGACCGCGAAGCTGTCGTCCGGACCATCGCCGAGGCAGATTCAGAGCTGGGACCCATCTACTACTTCGGTGAGGAGAACGTGGAGAGCCAGAAAAAGCTGGAAACCGAGTCCAAGCTTTTGGAGAAGGCCAAGAAGGACCTTGAGGCTGCACAGCTCACAACCCGATCGAAGAGCCAGACTTTTGAGGCCCACTGCACGGACAAGGGGCGCGAGATCAAGACGCTGCTGTCTGGTACGAACAGCACATACCTCAGTTACAACAGCGCCAAATTCAAGAAGAAGGCCGATGAACTGATGGCCCACGTCGGTGCGTTGCCAACTCGAACAGACGAACAAAAGACAGCGCTGAAGCAGAAGGCCGGTGCAATCTCCATGACCGAACTCAGCGAGTTGGTCTTTGATTATCCGGACCTGAACAAGGCGCAGGAAGTTGCAAGGGAGTTGTTGGCACGAACAGTGACTTCCAAGGTGATCGATCGCCTAGTGGATAAGCCGGTGATCGCAAAATGGGTTGAAGAGGGTCTCCACATACATAGCGGCGATGAGCCTCTGGCGACCTGCGAGTTCTGTGGCAATACGCTGACATCCGAGAGGATGAAAGATCTCGATGGACATTTCAATGACGTCTACAAGGCCTTCGTCCAAGACTTGACGAAAGCTCGCACGGCGTGTGAGCATCGTGTCAGTGCAATAGCTGCTTTGGTCAAGCATGACCCAGCCAAGCTGTACTCTGACCTAAGTGGCCGATATCAAGAGAAGCTGAAGTCCTTGAAGGAGGCCGATGAGCTTGTGGCGCAGTTTCTCAACGCACTGGCCAAAGGGCTTTCAGACAAGGCCGCGAATCCATTCCAGAGTCTACATCTCGACACCTACTTGGATGGACTATCGGTGACTGCCAGCGACGCGGCAAGTTCAGCACTCGCGGTCGTCAACGTTGTCCTGCAAGAACACAATGCCAGGTGCAGGGCATTTGACAAAAGTGTCTTAGAGGCGCGAAAGGAACTTGAGGCCGCAGTTGTTGCGGATACGTTTTCGACCTACCAGAAGAACCTGAAGGCGGTAACGGACTCAGAAGCGAATGAAAAGCGGCTCGGCGATGATATCAGGGGCTTTCAAGAAACGGTGACCAAGCTCGAGATGGAGTTGAAGGAGCATCGGACCCCTGCGGAACAGCTCAACAAAGAGCTCTGTGGCTTTCTCGGTCGCGGGGACCTTAGTGTCGCAGTACATGAGACGGGCTACACGGTGGTGCGCGATGGAATACCTGCGCTGAATCTGAGCGAGGGCGAAAAGACGGCAATCGCCTTCCTCTACTTCCTGAAGTCTCTCCACGATAAGACGTTCAATCTTGGGAAAGGCATCGTCGTAATCGATGACCCGGTATCCAGTTTGGACGCTCATGCGCTATTCAGCGCATTTGGTCAAATGAAGCAGGTGGTGAAGGAGGCCGGGCAGCTATTCGTTCTTACCCACAACTCCGGCTTCTTTCGGCAAGTCAAGAACTGGTTCGAAAGCATGAACCGTTGGAAGAAAGACCCGACGACTCGGCCCGCACGGTTCTTCATGCTCTCCGTGCGGATAGAACACGGGCATCGGAATGCGGCCATCACAGTGCTGGATCCACTTTTGGAGCGCTTTGAATCCGAGTACCACTATCTCTTCAAACAAGTTCATGTTCAGGCACAGCAGACAAGTATGCCAAGCGACATGCAGGTTCTTTATCCACTACCCAATATCGCCCGAAGGCTGTTGGAGGCCTTCCTTGCTTTCAAGGTGCCGTCCCCGACAAGCGATGGTCTGATGAAGAAACTTGATCTGATAACATTCGATCCCGCGAAGAAGACACGCATGCTCAGGTTCACCCATTCATACTCCCATAGCGATCGAATCGAGGAGCACGGAATGGATATGTCGCTTCTTGCCGAAGCTCCTCAAGTGATGCGGGAAGTGCTCGAGTTGATCCAGTTCGCTGATCCGCAGCACTATGATGGGATGATGGAGCAAATCGTTGCTATCTCGTGA
- a CDS encoding DUF4065 domain-containing protein, producing MKSPMTGNDMPLCREKRTIPFRKEEFEILYHFYKDTDGAQYTETFTDEVNINQVYNQYRDKYNLPFPDEIKAIRTKYDLSAMKMSEVLGFGANVWRNYEAGEVPSESNARLIQVADDPAEFGKMVRLTVHLDEKAKEKILKRVDELLKTQDGWHLGTTEEEYVMGIDPTATGPDHTTGYRKPSLDRLTEMIVFFTEAMQPWKTKMNKLLFYADFRHYQLHGVSISGAPYRAVTWGPVPKQFDALFDHMARNGKVDFVQKELPDGNLGGQFLPREPRLFRDILFEESELAVLREVAARFAKDDAKSIIATSHEEEAWKKHEADHSIIDYNLAFGLKAFDKD from the coding sequence ATCAAGAGCCCAATGACGGGCAACGACATGCCGCTGTGCCGGGAGAAGCGAACGATCCCCTTCCGCAAGGAAGAGTTCGAGATCCTGTACCACTTCTACAAGGACACCGATGGCGCGCAGTATACCGAGACGTTCACCGACGAGGTGAACATCAACCAGGTGTACAACCAGTACCGCGACAAGTACAACCTGCCCTTCCCGGACGAGATCAAGGCCATCCGCACCAAGTACGACCTGAGCGCGATGAAGATGAGCGAGGTGCTCGGCTTCGGGGCGAACGTGTGGCGCAACTACGAGGCGGGCGAGGTGCCGAGCGAGAGCAACGCGCGCTTGATCCAAGTGGCCGACGATCCGGCCGAGTTCGGGAAAATGGTGCGGCTGACCGTTCACCTGGACGAAAAGGCGAAGGAGAAGATCCTGAAGCGCGTTGATGAGTTGTTGAAGACCCAGGACGGCTGGCACTTGGGAACCACCGAGGAGGAGTATGTGATGGGCATCGACCCGACCGCGACAGGACCCGACCATACCACCGGATACCGCAAGCCGAGCTTGGATCGCCTCACGGAGATGATCGTGTTCTTCACGGAGGCGATGCAGCCTTGGAAGACCAAGATGAACAAGTTGCTCTTCTATGCGGACTTCAGGCACTACCAACTGCATGGCGTGTCCATCAGTGGCGCTCCATACCGTGCGGTCACCTGGGGCCCGGTGCCCAAGCAGTTCGATGCGCTCTTCGATCACATGGCCCGCAACGGCAAGGTGGACTTCGTGCAGAAGGAGTTGCCGGATGGCAACCTTGGCGGGCAGTTCCTGCCGCGCGAACCACGGCTGTTCCGTGACATCCTGTTCGAGGAGAGCGAGCTGGCGGTGTTGCGTGAAGTCGCAGCCCGCTTCGCGAAGGATGATGCCAAGAGCATCATCGCGACAAGCCATGAGGAAGAAGCGTGGAAGAAACACGAAGCGGATCACAGCATCATCGATTACAACCTCGCCTTCGGGTTGAAGGCATTCGATAAGGACTAG